TTTAGCTGAGCAATGCCTAAACGGTGGGCCAGCGGGGCATAAATGGTCATTACTTCACGAGCTACACGTTGCTGGCGTTCCGGATTGGAAAATGACAACTCACGCATGGCAAAGGTACGTTCAGCAAGCTTAATAAGCACGACGCGCACATCGTTAGTCACTGAAATAAGCATACTGTAGATATTCGATAACTGGTCGCGCTGGTTATTAACGAAGTGATCTTCCAAGCGTTTGTTGCTCTCTATAATGGCAGATAGTTTTCCCATCGCCAAAGCGTCTTTAACTAAGGTCGCGATATCAGTACCAAAGTTTTGCTCGATTTCTACCAAACTGACTAGTGACTTACGTGCGCTACGATAGAGCATAGCCGCGACTAAAGCATCTTCGTCTTGATATAGATAGGTTAGAATATCAGCCATACCAATACCAGTAACATAAGCACCAGAACGCTCAGATTCGCTAGTGTTCATGCGACTGCGGATAAACTCGCAAGCAGTAGATAGATTAGGTACAGAGTCTTGACCAATACGTTTTGCAACGTTATCAAGCCAAGCAGGTACATCAATATTGGCTTGAGCCAAGTCATCGACATTGGATACTTCTGAGAGCATTTGAACGTTATCTAGAAGAATATGCTCTGAATATTCGTTTTCTAGCTTCGGATCATGGTTATGATAAGAGTATCGGGCAGAGCGATCGAAAGTAGTATGGAGTTTGTGAGTTGCCAGCTGTTGTTTGATATCAAGCGGCACTTGAGCATAGCTATTAGCAGATTGATGAGAGCGCTGGCTGGCAACTAATTGTGCTGCCAATGCCGCACTATCAGCATGCGTTGTTTGTCCATCAATCAGCGGTAAACCTTCTCGAATCTTTACCATAGCCGGCTCCTCTTAGCTATTTTCAAAATTTCTTATTGTCTTACCTGCTATGCACAAACTCTCGTTCTAACCCGTAATAAATTATTATCGGATATAACCAACACCGCGGCAAAAGTCCATTTTTGCTAACGATGATAAAGAATTAATGCCCAGTATCTTAAGACTATAAGTGCAAATGCACACAATATTGTTTAACAATACGTATAAAGATTAAATAATACACATACAGACTGTATGGGTATTATTATGTCATTTTAAAGTTGTAATTCAAGCAAGGCTCTGTAGTGATAATGCATATAAGAGTAACTATATCCTAACAAGCTTTTGTTTGTTAAGAAAACGTCCCAGCTGAAGCAATAAAGAACCTAAAAATGTATTCAATAGTCCAGCCCAGATAAGCTAAGCTAAGTTAAGCTAAGTTAAGCTAAGTTAAGCTAAGTTAAGCTGCTACTTTTTCGAAGCGCGCGATTGACTCAACGTGCCCAGTATGACAAAACATATCCATCACTCCAGCATGAGTCAGACGATAACCTTGCTCCAATAGTGCTTTTGTATCACGAGCGAGAGTAGCAGGGTTGCAAGAGACATAAACAATCCGCTCAGCGTTAAACTTAGGTAAATACTGCATAATTTCCCAAGCGCCAGAGCGGGGTGGATCGATAAGTAATGCATCAAAACCTTGATTAGCCCATGGTTTATCTGAGCAATCATGAGTCAAATCTTGAGTATAAAATTCAGTGTTATGAATGTCATTGCGCCGCGCATTCTCTGCTGCACGTGCAGTCATTGCATCACTACCTTCAACGCCTACGACTGAACCGGTTTCTCCGACAAGACGTGCTAATGGCAAACTGAAATTGCCCAAACCGCTGAACAGATCTAGTACGCGTTCACCCGCTTTTAGATCTAATAATTCGCAAGCAAGCTTAGTCATCTGTCGATTAACGGACAGATTTACTTGGGTAAAGTCCGTAGGGATAAACTCAAAAGTAAGATCATATTCTGGCAATTGATAATATAGACGCCCAAACTGCTCGGTCATATCATCAGCGTCAGTTAAAGCAATACGTTTAATACTATCAGCGCCTTTAGACTGTAGATATAACTGCCAGTTGCGTGCAGCAAAAAAGACTTTTAGCTTCTCTATATCTGCTTCAGATAAGGGTGCCAAGTTACGCACAATGAGTGCAACTGGCTGATTGCCATCGGGTAGCTCTGGCATTTGCTCACCCATTGCCAGCTCAAGCTGAGCAATTTTGTCACGGCTCTCAAGCGTACTAATAAGTGTTTTTAAATTCTCAATCTCAAAGCCAATGCGCGGATCTAAGATATGACACTCATTTAACTCTGCCAAAAAGTTACTTGAGCGCTCACGAAAGCCGACCAAAGCGGTTTCTTTTTTGGCGACATAGCGTACGCCCAATCGAGCTTTGGTGCGATAGCCAAGGCGATCACCCACTACCGGCGCAAGCCAAGTATCAGGCTCAACATTCGCTTGATGCACGAGCATCTCCGCAAGTACCGATTGTTTAAAGTTGATCTGACTATCTGGCTGCCAGTGTTGCAAGTTACAACCACCGCATACACCGAAGTGTGGGCAAGGCGGTACAGCGCGTTCAGGGTTTGGATTGGCAGTGATACTAATTGCGTCGCCTTCTTCAAAACTGGTACGGCTATTAGTTAGTTTCACTAAAGCACTTTCACCCGGTAAAGCAAAGCTGACAAAGACCTTTTTGCCATGCTTATCTTCTACATGACCATCGGCCTCACCAAAGCCATTGCCATATACCGCAACCCCGCGACCATCATGCGATAAGCCATCAATAGTAAAAGGTAGTGGCTCTGCCTCTTTTAGACGACGACGCGTCTTTGACGATGGTTTAGATTTTTTCTTATTAGGCGGGATAGTGATCGTTTGGGTATCGTTGACTTGTGACGTAGTATCAGGTGCTGTAGACGTTTGTGAATCGGTGGGTTGCATAAACCTGCCTTAATAATAAATGATAAATAACTAAAAGAATGATGGCGCGTGCTACTATTTATGGCGCTATTTCTATGACTCTGGTTTTTACAATTGGGGTGATTATGGCTTTAGTTTTTATGACTGGGGCGCAGATGACCAATCAGCAATAAACTCATGATGGCGTGCTTTGCCATCTGCTTGAGTGAATTTTGCTAAATAATCACGACTCTGCTGTTGCCAATAAGTATAAGACGGTGACGACAGCTTACCTGTCAGACGCAGCCAGCGTAAATATATCAGCCATGTATTCATGACATCAGATTCGCAATATATCGATAGCGTTTGCCAATCACCCTGGTTAACGAGTTCACCAACCATGCTGCCATCCACATCAGTCTTACCGGGTAGGCCATATAGGCTTGCAACGACATCCATTGCTTCACGTCGACTCGCACCGTATTGGCTAAATCTGTCCATCAGATCCAAATGCTTTGTTTGAAAACGGTTGACGTAATTATCAAAACGCATACTTTTTATACGTTCGCCTTCCTCAAATAACCATGGGGCGGACAAATCGTATTGCATAGCACGGTAAATAAGCACCGGAATATCAAAGCCAGAGCCATTCCAACTAATCAGCTGTGGCAAGGTTTCAATATCATTAAATGCTCGAAAAAACTTGGCAAGAATATCTTTTTCGCTAAATTTATCTGCAGTTAAAGAAAACAAAGAAAACTGTCCATCTTTAATATATAACGCCGATATGCAGACAATACGTTGTAATGGTAAACGCATAAAGTCATGCCCAGCCTCTTGTATTCTGATCGCAGTCAATGCACTTAAAGCATCGGCATTGTTTAAATCAGCCAACTGCGGATAGATACGGCGTGCGGCGTCAGTATCTGCTACTGTCTCAATATCAAAAACCAGTATGGGATTAGCAGGTAGGGCATGTGACATAAATAATCCTAGTTACTTACTTATGCTTGCGTGCTGCTGTCATCAACATTATACAAGCCAGTTGATAGATAACGATCGCCACGATCACAGACAATAAAGGCAATAACGGCATCTGGGTTTTCTTTGGCAACTTGCGTAGCTGCCCATGCTGCTGCTCCTGATGAAACACCTGCAAAGATACCTTCAGTCTTCGACAGTTTACGCATATAGACTTCAGCGATACGCTGATCAATATCCATAACTTCATCGACTAAATCTGCTTCAAAGATACCGGGCATGTAGGCAGCAGGCCAGCGGCGGATACCAGCGATAGAAGCTTCTTCATCAGGTTGCAAACCGATAACTTTAATCGCAGGATTTTGCTCTTTAAGATATTTTGACACGCCTGTGATAGTACCTGTAGTCCCCATTGAGCTAATAAAGTGGGTGATTTTACCATCAGTTTGTGCCCATAGCTCAGGACCCGTAGTCAGATAATGCGCTTGCTTATTATCAGGATTATTAAATTGATCTAATACGATACCCTGACCTTCAGATTGCATTTGTAGCGCTAAATCACGTGCTGCTTCTATTCCTTCGTCTACTTCAATCAAAGTAGCACCATAAGCTATCATCGCATCTTTGCGCTCTTGGGTAGAGTTGGTCGGCATCAGTAGTGTCATTGGATAACCGCGCATAGCGGCGACCATGGCTAAAGCAATGCCAGTATTGCCACTAGTTGCTTCAATCAAAGTGTCACCAGGCTTGATATCACCACGCTGCTCCGCTTGATAAATCATATTAAAAGCAGGACGATCCTTTACAGAACCTGCAGGATTATTACCTTCAAGTTTGGCCAATAACACCGCACCATTTATAATGTTTTCTTCTATAGGCAAACGATGTAATTTCACTAATGGCGTCTGACCAACGCAATCGGCAAGCTCAGTGACTTGAGTAATAAAGTTGGCGTTTGACATGGCCGTAGAGGACATAAGGTATCCTTGTTTATTTTCAAATAATAGTTTGTTTCTTTAAATATAGTTTTGGTTTTTGACTAAGTGTTTCCACAGCTACTAGCCGTGTTAGCTAATGATTGATATAAACGCTCATTAAAGCATTTCAATCATAAAAAAATGGCGACAATTAAAAATTTGCATCATTATATCATTTTGTTTTTAGCTACGCTGATAGCATCAAGATATTTTGGTAAACAAATAGTGCTAAAAACAAGGCTGTGCAAGTAAATTGTCTCCCAGTAATAACTATTAACCATAAACGATGAAGCATTTTTTAGCTATTGGAATATAAAGTAAATACTAAAATCCATAGCAAGTTGGCAGCAATCTTCTAAGTTGTGATTTACAGTCGCTCATCAGCAATGATTTTCGATGACAACCTTTATATCTATAAATACTGTTAAAATACCTAAAATATTTAGAAAGTTAATTATTAGGGCATGGCCTCAATTCAATCGATTATCATCTAAATGGACTAAAAATGGCTAAATTTTGCCAAACAGCTGGTTAATATCTCGATATTATCTGCGCTATTTTCCTTGTTTGACTGCAATTTATCTGATTTTTATCACCATTTTTAAAATGAGGACATGCCCTAGGCAAAACGGCTTATATTTGCTATTTATACATAGCATAAACGTCTGTAGGGATTAAATCTAACATGGCATACAAAAAACGCTTTGATACCAGTAGCGCCTATGGTCAGTTGATCATATTGGTGTTTTTGCCGATTTGTGTGTTGGCAGCGGTCGGTGGCATTCTAGTTTTTCATGAAACTATGCGTGCCAGTGAATCAGAGCAAGAGGCTTTAGCTGAAGCCGTGTTGATTCGTTATAAACCTATGGTAACTGAGCTGATCCCTGCATTGTTGGAGCAAGAACGTCAGCAGTCAAAAGCTAATGAGGAAAATTCTCAAAATATGGTTAGTGATATGGCGGCTGCTAGCCAAGCGGCACTTGAAAACAATATCCGACCTGAAAATCTACCCTTATCTCAAGTACATTCAGACCATTATATTAGTGCTCGTGGTGGTAGATTGAGTAGTGCAATACTATCAGAAGAAGCGCTGGGAGGAATGCCTACCTCTCATTCATCTACTGCTCGAGTAATTGATGAAAGTCTCAGTGCGACAACTGATGCTCCTAAAGGCGCCATGGCAACATTGGTATCGATTCGCGATAGACTGAGTCGTATGCAGTCGGAACAGCATGTACAACGCATTGCAATTATCAATGAGAATGATCAGGTGCTCGCGACGGTAGGTTATGGGGTTAGTGAAAGCTGGCCTTTAATTGATACGTCGCAAAATTTTTTATCACAGCAAGCCACGCCTATTGGTACGGCTTATGG
The nucleotide sequence above comes from Psychrobacter sp. P2G3. Encoded proteins:
- the rlmD gene encoding 23S rRNA (uracil(1939)-C(5))-methyltransferase RlmD, translating into MQPTDSQTSTAPDTTSQVNDTQTITIPPNKKKSKPSSKTRRRLKEAEPLPFTIDGLSHDGRGVAVYGNGFGEADGHVEDKHGKKVFVSFALPGESALVKLTNSRTSFEEGDAISITANPNPERAVPPCPHFGVCGGCNLQHWQPDSQINFKQSVLAEMLVHQANVEPDTWLAPVVGDRLGYRTKARLGVRYVAKKETALVGFRERSSNFLAELNECHILDPRIGFEIENLKTLISTLESRDKIAQLELAMGEQMPELPDGNQPVALIVRNLAPLSEADIEKLKVFFAARNWQLYLQSKGADSIKRIALTDADDMTEQFGRLYYQLPEYDLTFEFIPTDFTQVNLSVNRQMTKLACELLDLKAGERVLDLFSGLGNFSLPLARLVGETGSVVGVEGSDAMTARAAENARRNDIHNTEFYTQDLTHDCSDKPWANQGFDALLIDPPRSGAWEIMQYLPKFNAERIVYVSCNPATLARDTKALLEQGYRLTHAGVMDMFCHTGHVESIARFEKVAA
- a CDS encoding 3'-5' exonuclease, whose protein sequence is MSHALPANPILVFDIETVADTDAARRIYPQLADLNNADALSALTAIRIQEAGHDFMRLPLQRIVCISALYIKDGQFSLFSLTADKFSEKDILAKFFRAFNDIETLPQLISWNGSGFDIPVLIYRAMQYDLSAPWLFEEGERIKSMRFDNYVNRFQTKHLDLMDRFSQYGASRREAMDVVASLYGLPGKTDVDGSMVGELVNQGDWQTLSIYCESDVMNTWLIYLRWLRLTGKLSSPSYTYWQQQSRDYLAKFTQADGKARHHEFIADWSSAPQS
- the cysM gene encoding cysteine synthase CysM, yielding MSSTAMSNANFITQVTELADCVGQTPLVKLHRLPIEENIINGAVLLAKLEGNNPAGSVKDRPAFNMIYQAEQRGDIKPGDTLIEATSGNTGIALAMVAAMRGYPMTLLMPTNSTQERKDAMIAYGATLIEVDEGIEAARDLALQMQSEGQGIVLDQFNNPDNKQAHYLTTGPELWAQTDGKITHFISSMGTTGTITGVSKYLKEQNPAIKVIGLQPDEEASIAGIRRWPAAYMPGIFEADLVDEVMDIDQRIAEVYMRKLSKTEGIFAGVSSGAAAWAATQVAKENPDAVIAFIVCDRGDRYLSTGLYNVDDSSTQA